From a region of the Hippopotamus amphibius kiboko isolate mHipAmp2 chromosome 3, mHipAmp2.hap2, whole genome shotgun sequence genome:
- the IL19 gene encoding interleukin-19: protein MKAQCVSLCLLGVMLFLYSAHARGLRRCLISMDMHHIEESFQGIKNTIQAKDTFQNVTILSPSETLHSIKPLDVCCVTKNLLAFYVDKVFKDHQELNPQILRKISSIANSFLYMQKTLQQCQEQRLCHCRQEATNATRIVHDNYAQLEVRSAAIKSLGELDVFLAWIDKNHEGTSAASRQET from the exons ATGAAGGCACAGTGcgtttccctctgcctcctgggtgTGATGCTCTTTCTGTACTCAGCACACGCCCGAGGTCTCAGAAGATGTCTGATTTCCATGGATATGCACCATATAGAGGAGAGTTTCCAAGGAATCAAAAATACCATT CAAGCTAAGGACACCTTCCAAAATGTCACCATCCTGTCCCCATCGGAGACCCTGCACAGCATTAAG CCCTTAGATGTGTGCTGTGTGACCAAGAACCTCCTGGCATTTTACGTGGACAAGGTATTCAAGGACCATCAGGAACTGAACCCCCAAATCTTGAGAAAAATCAGCAGCATTGCCAACTCTTTCCTCTACATGCAGAAGACTCTACAACAATGT CAGGAGCAGAGGCTGTGTCACTGCAGGCAGGAAGCAACCAATGCAACCAGAATCGTCCACGACAACTACGCTCAG CTGGAGGTCCGATCTGCTGCCATCAAGTCCCTGGGCGAGCTTGACGTCTTTCTAGCCTGGATTGACAAGAATCATGAGGGAACTTCCGCTGCCTCCAGACAGGAAACCTAA